A stretch of Sphingomonas sp. JUb134 DNA encodes these proteins:
- a CDS encoding tyrosine-type recombinase/integrase encodes MLTNATIKAARPDARPYKMTDGQGLFLHVAPTGTKSFRLKFRIGGKEQLLTFGTWPEVSLAEARERRDLAREQLGRGEDPRTPTSAGAEKPATFEAAGRAWHAHQAPRWTPVHAGDVLASLERDVFPAIGTMPLAAITPPVVLNALRIVEARGARETARRLRQRVSMIFAFAQSEGWCEHDPAAVIGRAMQAPGQRGQQPALLELDDVRALLAAAELVDAAPAVKLASRFLALTAVRLAAVRGARWDEFEDLDGPAPLWRVPAARMKLAAAKKTDPRNDHLVPLSPGAVEVLRAARALPGADELVFPGRSAGRPIGEAAIGALYARTSFAGRHVPHGWRASFSTILNERFREERDAIDRALAHAAKDKVEAAYNRAQHLERRRVLFDAWADLLTREEGRR; translated from the coding sequence ATGCTGACCAACGCGACCATCAAGGCCGCGCGCCCCGACGCGCGCCCGTACAAGATGACAGACGGGCAGGGGCTATTTCTGCACGTCGCGCCGACGGGCACGAAGTCGTTTCGGCTGAAGTTCCGAATCGGCGGCAAGGAGCAGCTGCTGACCTTTGGCACCTGGCCGGAGGTGTCGCTCGCCGAAGCGCGGGAGCGGCGCGACCTGGCGCGCGAGCAGCTCGGCCGCGGCGAGGATCCGCGCACGCCGACGTCGGCCGGCGCCGAGAAGCCGGCGACGTTCGAGGCGGCCGGCCGCGCCTGGCACGCGCACCAGGCGCCGCGCTGGACGCCGGTGCACGCCGGCGACGTGCTGGCGAGCCTGGAGCGCGACGTGTTCCCCGCGATCGGCACCATGCCGCTCGCGGCGATCACCCCGCCGGTGGTGCTGAACGCGCTGCGCATCGTCGAAGCGCGCGGCGCGCGCGAGACCGCCCGCCGGCTGCGCCAGCGCGTCTCGATGATATTCGCCTTCGCGCAGTCGGAGGGCTGGTGCGAGCATGATCCCGCGGCCGTGATCGGCCGCGCCATGCAGGCGCCTGGGCAGCGCGGGCAGCAGCCGGCGTTGCTCGAGCTGGACGACGTGCGCGCGCTGCTCGCCGCGGCCGAGCTGGTCGACGCGGCGCCGGCGGTGAAACTCGCGTCTCGATTCCTGGCGCTGACCGCTGTTCGCCTCGCGGCGGTGCGCGGCGCCCGCTGGGACGAGTTCGAGGACCTCGACGGGCCGGCGCCGCTCTGGCGGGTGCCGGCGGCACGCATGAAGCTGGCGGCCGCGAAGAAGACCGACCCGCGCAACGACCACCTGGTGCCGCTCAGCCCGGGCGCAGTGGAGGTCCTGCGCGCTGCGCGCGCCCTCCCCGGGGCGGACGAGCTGGTATTTCCCGGCCGTAGCGCCGGCCGGCCGATCGGCGAGGCGGCGATCGGCGCGCTCTATGCGCGCACGTCGTTCGCGGGCCGCCACGTGCCGCACGGGTGGCGAGCCAGCTTTTCAACCATCCTCAACGAGCGGTTCCGCGAGGAACGTGACGCGATCGATCGCGCGCTGGCGCATGCGGCAAAGGACAAGGTCGAGGCGGCGTACAACCGAGCCCAGCACCTGGAGCGACGTCGCGTCCTGTTCGATGCCTGGGCGGATCTCCTCACCCGGGAGGAAGGGCGCCGCTGA
- a CDS encoding DUF7940 domain-containing protein — translation MKTIDWRQARRWWSVRVSALGSLLFALLTAFPDQALALWANLPAEIRERLPDNLERAIGAALFAVVLVVRVIPQEEADGE, via the coding sequence ATGAAGACCATCGACTGGCGCCAGGCGCGGCGCTGGTGGTCCGTGCGCGTGTCCGCGCTCGGCTCGCTGCTGTTCGCGCTGCTGACTGCCTTTCCCGACCAGGCGCTTGCGCTCTGGGCCAACCTGCCGGCGGAGATCCGCGAGCGGCTTCCCGACAACCTCGAGCGCGCGATCGGCGCGGCGCTGTTCGCCGTCGTCCTGGTCGTCCGCGTCATTCCCCAGGAGGAAGCCGATGGCGAGTAA
- a CDS encoding lysozyme: MASKTTAKKGGLVAIVGAIAASLLLTNVPADESGRKVEVTITPAGEATVRHVAGPQYLKAYLDLAGIATACDGITRGVKLGQTYTEAQCAQLLDQALSTHALAVKACVPQLWDAGRDRQRAAAISLAYNIGTNGFCGSTAAKRFRARRWAEACDAFTLWNKAGRPLKVVRGLTLRRGRERALCLQGVA; this comes from the coding sequence ATGGCGAGTAAGACCACCGCGAAGAAGGGCGGCCTGGTCGCGATCGTCGGCGCGATCGCCGCCTCGCTGCTGCTGACCAACGTCCCGGCCGACGAGAGCGGCCGCAAGGTCGAGGTGACCATCACGCCGGCGGGCGAGGCAACGGTGCGGCACGTCGCCGGGCCGCAGTACCTGAAGGCGTATCTCGATCTCGCCGGCATCGCGACCGCCTGCGACGGGATCACGCGCGGCGTGAAGCTCGGGCAGACCTACACCGAGGCGCAGTGCGCGCAGCTGCTCGACCAGGCGCTGTCTACGCACGCGCTGGCGGTGAAGGCGTGCGTGCCGCAGCTTTGGGACGCCGGCCGCGATCGCCAGCGCGCGGCCGCGATCTCGCTCGCCTACAACATCGGCACCAACGGCTTCTGTGGATCCACGGCGGCCAAGCGCTTCCGCGCCCGGCGCTGGGCCGAGGCCTGCGATGCCTTCACCCTCTGGAACAAGGCCGGGCGGCCGCTGAAGGTCGTGCGCGGCCTGACGCTCCGCCGCGGCCGCGAGCGCGCGCTCTGCCTGCAGGGTGTCGCATGA
- a CDS encoding DNA adenine methylase: MSATTAIRTPAPYIGGKRNLAKRLCAIIDATPHRTYAEPFVGMGGIFLRRSSRPTAEVINDLSSDVANLFRIAKRHYQPLVDELQWMPACREEFERLKRVDPTTLTDIERAARFLYLQRLAFGGKVVGRGFGVSRDAGTRFDAGRVRADLAVLHARLERVVVEQLPYADLIRRYDGANTLFYLDPPYWGSEGDYGADAFGRDDFAQLADQLAGIAGKFILSINATEGSRDVFARFNVEDVDTTWTIGTASRAGAKKVTELIVRNF, encoded by the coding sequence ATGAGCGCGACCACCGCGATCCGTACCCCTGCGCCCTACATCGGCGGCAAGCGCAACCTGGCGAAGCGCCTGTGCGCCATCATCGATGCGACGCCGCACCGCACCTATGCGGAGCCTTTCGTCGGCATGGGCGGGATCTTCCTGCGCCGATCGAGCCGGCCGACTGCCGAGGTGATCAACGACCTGTCGAGCGACGTCGCCAACCTGTTCCGCATCGCGAAGCGCCACTACCAGCCGCTCGTCGACGAGCTGCAGTGGATGCCGGCGTGCCGCGAGGAGTTCGAGCGGCTGAAGCGCGTCGACCCCACCACGCTGACCGACATCGAGCGCGCAGCGCGCTTCCTCTACCTGCAGCGCCTGGCATTCGGTGGGAAGGTGGTCGGCCGCGGGTTCGGTGTTTCGCGCGATGCCGGCACCCGGTTTGACGCCGGCCGCGTCCGCGCGGACTTGGCGGTGCTGCACGCCCGCCTCGAGCGCGTCGTGGTCGAGCAGCTGCCCTATGCAGATCTGATCCGGCGCTATGACGGCGCCAACACGCTGTTCTACCTCGATCCGCCCTATTGGGGCAGCGAGGGCGACTATGGCGCCGACGCCTTCGGTCGCGACGACTTCGCCCAGCTGGCCGACCAGCTCGCCGGCATCGCCGGCAAGTTCATCCTGTCGATCAACGCCACCGAGGGCAGCCGCGACGTGTTCGCCCGCTTCAACGTCGAGGACGTCGACACGACCTGGACGATCGGCACCGCCAGCCGCGCCGGCGCCAAGAAGGTCACCGAGCTGATCGTTCGCAACTTCTGA